TGCGGCAAGACCCCAACGTGGACGTGAAAACCGACTTCCTGCGCATCGCCGAAGAAGAGGTACCCCGCGACGGCATCAGCCTGCAGCGCCGCTTCAACTACGCCCGCGACAGCCAGGGTCGCGCCCTGCTATGGATAGGCCGCAACAAGCTGGTGGGACGCGGCGAAGGCGCCAGTGGCTTGAAGTTTGATGTGGTGAAGGCGTGACCGCTATGCAATTTGCAGTAAATCTTGCAAGAAAAATAGGCCGCTAGCGCCCATTCCATCAGCACGACAAGCTACTAAAAATAGAGCTAAATGTGCTGCAATGTGCCGGGTGACACCGCCACGGTGGACGGGGCCGAAATGCGGCCCCAGGCGGGCACAGCTACATCCTCCAAAGTGAGGATGTGGAGTGGCGGATTGCATCCTAAAGTGATCTAGCGCCAAGGGTTTTTGCCACGGCGCGCCATGCCGCCCCTCTGCAACCCACTCACTGAAAGGCTTGTATGACTGCCCCCGCCACCACCACTCCAGACAACTACGGCCTCCGCTACTGCACACAACCGCTGCAACGGCCCCGCGTGTTCGCACCCGATGTGTCGGCAGGCCGCGTGAGGGCCATCACCAACTCCGACAAGAAATGGGCCGCAGGTACCCAACTGACCTACTACTGCTTCCAAACGGGCGATGCCGTTCCCACGGCCTGGCAAGGCTCGGCCGCCGACCGGGCCGCAGTGGATGCGGCCTTTGAAAAATGGTTTGACCTGGACATTGCCATCTCTTTTCGGCGTGTGACCCGGCCTGAGGATGCGCAGGTGCGGATTGGCTTTGAGCCTGCAGGTGGCTCCTGGTCGTATGTCGGCCGCGACGTGGCCAACGTGCGCGACCCGCTGGAGCGCACCATGAATTTTGGTTGGCCCCTGACCACCCCCTATGGCGGTGACACCGCGCTACACGAAATCGGCCATACGCTGGGGCTGGAGCATGAACACCAGAACCCGTTCTCCGGCATCGTCTGGAACGAAGCGGCGGTGCGCAGCTACTTCCGGGGTGGGCCCAACTTTTGGCAGGACGATGCGATCAACCACAACATTCTGAACAAAATCAACCCAGACGACGTCAAAGGCACCAAGTGGGACCCCGACTCGGTCATGGAATACCACTTCGGCCCAGGGTTGATACAGGAACCGGCGGGCTACCGCGAGGGACTCACACCGCGCGGCGGGTTGTCCGAATTTGACACGGCCTGGATCCGGGTGGCCTACCCCGCAGCGGCGGTCGCCAACATCCCCCAGCTGCAGGTCGCCATGTCGCTCAAACTGGACCTGCAAGCAGGGCAAACGCGGGTGTTCAGCTTCCAGCCTCCGCGCACCCGCACCTACCGCATCGGCACCTTTGGTGACTCCGACACCGTGTTGGTGCTGTTTGAAGTGACGCCCAGCGGCAATGTCCAGATTGGTGGCGACGACGACAGCGGCGTAGACCGCAACGCCCTGCTCCGGATGCGCCTGAGCACCGGCCGCACCTACCAGATCGGGATCCGCCTGTTCTACGCGGAAACCGCCAGCGAAACGTCACTGATGGTCTGGTGACGGCGTTCGTCGCTCACACCACCCGCAGCCAAAACCAGTATGCCGCCAGCGCCACCAGCAGCCACGAGCCGCCACGGACCACCGCGCTGGCGTACCAGGGCTGGCGCACCACTACCTGCGACAGCAGCACCCAGGCGGCGACAGCGGTCAGTTGGCCAGCTTCCACGCCCAGGTTGAAGCCGGCCAGCGCCCAGGGCAGCAACCCAGCGGGGGCGGCGGCTTCGATCAGCAGGCCCGCGAAGCCGTAGCCGTGCACCAGGCCGAACACCAGGGCCAGGCGCTCGGGGCGCAGTACCCGCACGGGGTAGATGTTGAGCAGCGCGGTGAAGGCGATGGATGCGGCAATGGCGGGCTCGACCCAGCGCGGCGACGCTTCGGTCCAACCGAAGGTGGCCAGTGCCAGGGTGATGGAGTGGCCCACGGTAAAGGCCGTGACGGTGCGCAGCAGCGACCACCAGGGGCTGCGGCCCGCCACCGGTGCGCCCTGCCCTGCGGCCCGGCCCAGGCGCAACTGCAGCGGTAGCACCAGGGCCAGCAGGAAGGCCATGTGGTCGTAGCCCTGCAGCAGGTGGTGCATGCCGAGCTGCAGGTAGTCCCACAGCGTTGCGGCAATGCCATGGATCGCGCGGGGCGGGGCGGCCACGGCCTGGCGCAAGGCCAGCGGCAGCGCCTGCTGGGGTGCGGCGGTGGCCAGCAGGTCATGGCCGTCGAGGTGGCCGGTGACGATCAGGCGGTGGTTGCTGTCCTCTGCCTTGAACAAGGTGTAGCGCAGGTCCAGGGCCGTGCCGGGCGGGCAGGCGGCGGGGCTGGTGGCGCGCAGGTAGGCGCCGTCGCTGCGGGCCTCCAGGCCGTCAAACGTCCAGTGCAGTGTGCAGCCGGGGCCTGCACCGACCAGGCCGGTGTGGCTTTGCAGCAGGGCCAGCGCGGCGGGGGTGGCGGCCTGCACTTCGGCCCAGGTGACCTGGCCGTCGGCATTGGCATCGACCGGGATGAGCAGGTCCAGGTCCTTCAGGGCCACGGCGAGCTGCAGGGTCAGCGCGCTGCCTTGCTGGCGCACGTCCAGGTAGGCATCGCTGCCCTTGTGGGCCCAGGCGGGAGCGCTGAGGCACAGCGCGCACAAGATGGAGAGCAGGCGTTTCATGGGCGGCTCCGCGCGTCGACGATGCCGACTTGCTGCATGTCTTTTTGCAACTGCTGCACCGCCGCCGTGTCTTGGGCCTGGCGGGCGCTTTGCAGGGCCACCCACCAGTCGATGGGTTCGCGCTGCAGCTCCAGGTTGCGGCGGGCGATTTGCAGCGCACCGGGCGCGTCGTCGTCCAGCCACAGGGCGACCAGGGCTTGCTCGCGGCTGTGCAGGCTCAGGTCGTCGCCGCGGCGGGCGAGCTCGGCGTTCCATTCCCCCAGGGTGGCGCGCAGGGTTTTCCATTCGGGGTTGTTCAGGCGGCGCAGGGCGGTGGCCTGGCGCAGCAGCACAGCGTCGGTTTGGGGCAGCGGCTGCAGCACGGCCAGGGCCTGGGCGGTGTGGCCGGTGCGCAGCAGCAGGTCGCTCAGGGCGATGCTGGTGTAGAGGTCGGGTGCCGCCTGCAGGCTGCGCTGGTAGGCGGTGCGGGCAGCGGCATCCCGGCCAGCGCGTTCTTCGCTCTCGGCCAGCAGGGACTGTAGCCAGCTGGTCTGTGCAGGATCTTGCGTGGCGGCCAGCAGCCGGGTAAAGCCTGTGCGGGCGGCGGCGCTCTGGCCTTGCAGCGACTGGGTTTCCAGCTGGCAGGCCAGGGCGTAGAGGTTTTGCCCGGCGCGGGCCACGGCTTCGCAGGCACGCAGGGCCTGGTCGTAGCGGCCCGACAGGCGCTCCAACGCGGCCAGGTTCAGCCAGCCCTGGGCGTGCTGGGGGGCACGGTGCACGGCGGCTTGCAGGAGGCTGCGTGCGGCCTTGAAATCGTGGCGGCCCTGCTGCACCGTGGCTTGCAGGATGGCCATGTCCACCGGTGCGTCCGGCTTGTCCCACCAGGGGGCCAGCACGGCCTGGGCACGGCCCCAGTAGCGGGTGTCGCCGGTCTGGCGGGCGGTGGCGATGTGGGCGCGGGCCTGGGCGGCGGCGGCAGCCGGGTCGGCGGTGGCGGTGGCGGTGGCCATGGCGGCGGGGCGCACGCGGGTGATGGTAGGCAGGCGCTCGACCACTTCGTCGCCCCGGCTGGGGTGCAGCGCGGTGGCGGCATGGGCCGGGGCGCACAACAGCAGGCAGGCGAGCCAGAAGATGGGGGGGATGCGCATGGTGGGAAAATTTGGGTTGCTATTGAATAAGTAGCTGCTTGCGCTGATGGAATAAGCGGTAGGGGCCGATTTCTTGTAAATCCTGCCCCTCCCCAACCCTCCCCCGCAGGGGAGGGGGGGAGACAGGTCAGATGTCCGCGGGGTCGTCCGATTCGCTGGTGGCCAGTTTGGTGTCGGCCAGGACCACCGGGTCACGGCTGTCGCTGGTGTTGGCGATCTGGGCCTTGGAGAAGGCGACCACATCGTCCACCCGGGTTTCCACGCCCACCGGAACTTCGGTGGTTCCAGCCACGAACTGGTCGGCCACGGGGCCATCCCCTCCCCCGCCGCCACAGGCCGCCAGCATGCCCACGGCGACCGCGGTGGGTGCTATCCATTTGAAGTGCAACATGGTGCGGGTCCTTATCAGTTAGAGCCAGAGTTAGGCGTGTTGAGGTAGGGGAAACGCGTGAGGAAGGGCACGGTGGCCTGGTCCACGCCGTCGTGGATATTGGCCGACTGGGCACCCAGCGGCACGCTGGAGGCTTTGCAGGCCGAGGTCAGGCTGGGCACGCCGGGTACGCCATTCAGGCCCAGGCTGTTGTTGTCGCCGTTGATGACGCACAGGCCGCCGAGCATGGCCACCAGGGCGATGTCCACCACGTCGTCCTTGGGGCGGCGGCCGTTGGGGAAGCCCGCCAGGTCCACCGCTTGCGACAGGTTGGCCGTGCCGCCTACGCGCAGTACCTCACCGGCCACGCCCAGGCGGTTTTGCAGGGCAAACGGCACGGGGGTGATGGCAGTGTTCAGGCGCAGCACCTCGGACGGGGTGGCCTTGGCGGGCTTGTTCACGCCGGTGATGCCGGTCAGGAACACGGTGGCCAGGTCGGTACGCGGCAGGTTGGTGGGTGCCACGGCGGTGGGGCTACCAGCCAGCACCAGGCCCAGCAAGGCGGGCAGCGTGGGGTTGGTCACGTAGGTCAGGAACTGGCCGTCGTTCTCGGGCTTGGAAGCGTTGAATTTGTCTTTGTCGGGCAGGCCGATCACCACCTCGTTCACCAGGGGGTTGCCCAGGCGCGACACCTGCACCCAGGCACCACCGGCTTTTTCGCTGGCCTGGTGGCCCGACGGCGGCTTGCCGTTGAGCAGCCGGGCCTGGCGCAGGCTGGCCGTGGTCCACCCGCCAATGACCGGCTCTGCGCCCGCTGTCAAACAGCCTTTGTTGACTTCCAGCGCGATGGTGGTGATGTTGGTCTTTTGCACCACGGCCTGGCCGCCCATGCCGACCGCGTCCTTGTTGGCCGGGTCGAGCAGGAAGCCGACGGGGGCATTGACCAGGTCAAAGATCGGGCCCAGATTGACGGCAAAACCGTCCTGGCGCTGGCCGACGAAGACCTTGCCATCGTCCATGCCAGCGGGGCAGCCTGGCACCTTGATGCTGAAGACGTGCTTTTGGGCATAGGCCTCGTAGGCCGCCGCACCGCCCAGGGTTTTCGCACCGATGTAGTCCACCGGCTTCTCAAAGGTGGCGCCGCCGCTGGCCTTGGTGACAGCAGACACGGTGCCTTTGCGCCGGTCGCCACGCACCACGTTGACGGTGTAGGTCTCGTTGACATTGAGGTTGGCATCGTTGACGTTGGCCACGGCACCGGCCTGGACCAGCGGAATCGCCACGTTGGCGGTGCCAATGGGCAGGGCCACGTTGTTGAGCTTGTTGTTGAACTTGAACTGGAAGGTCAGGTGTTCCTTGCCGTCGCCCACGTTGTCGATGTGGATCTCGTACAGCGCGTTCGGGTCCATGGCAAAGTAGTTGGGGCCGCCGTACGGGGCCTGCAGGGGCTGGTAGTTGGCGATCATGGTGACGAAGTCGGAGCGGCCACCGCTGCCGTTGTTGGCCACGCCCTCGTAGCTGCGGAACATGTAGAAGTCGGTGCCGTCCACCTTCGGGCTGGTGGTGATGAACGGCGCCTCGCGGTGGCTGGACGCGA
This sequence is a window from Rhodoferax sp. WC2427. Protein-coding genes within it:
- a CDS encoding M12 family metallopeptidase, which produces MTAPATTTPDNYGLRYCTQPLQRPRVFAPDVSAGRVRAITNSDKKWAAGTQLTYYCFQTGDAVPTAWQGSAADRAAVDAAFEKWFDLDIAISFRRVTRPEDAQVRIGFEPAGGSWSYVGRDVANVRDPLERTMNFGWPLTTPYGGDTALHEIGHTLGLEHEHQNPFSGIVWNEAAVRSYFRGGPNFWQDDAINHNILNKINPDDVKGTKWDPDSVMEYHFGPGLIQEPAGYREGLTPRGGLSEFDTAWIRVAYPAAAVANIPQLQVAMSLKLDLQAGQTRVFSFQPPRTRTYRIGTFGDSDTVLVLFEVTPSGNVQIGGDDDSGVDRNALLRMRLSTGRTYQIGIRLFYAETASETSLMVW
- a CDS encoding HupE/UreJ family protein; this translates as MKRLLSILCALCLSAPAWAHKGSDAYLDVRQQGSALTLQLAVALKDLDLLIPVDANADGQVTWAEVQAATPAALALLQSHTGLVGAGPGCTLHWTFDGLEARSDGAYLRATSPAACPPGTALDLRYTLFKAEDSNHRLIVTGHLDGHDLLATAAPQQALPLALRQAVAAPPRAIHGIAATLWDYLQLGMHHLLQGYDHMAFLLALVLPLQLRLGRAAGQGAPVAGRSPWWSLLRTVTAFTVGHSITLALATFGWTEASPRWVEPAIAASIAFTALLNIYPVRVLRPERLALVFGLVHGYGFAGLLIEAAAPAGLLPWALAGFNLGVEAGQLTAVAAWVLLSQVVVRQPWYASAVVRGGSWLLVALAAYWFWLRVV
- a CDS encoding tetratricopeptide repeat protein, which gives rise to MRIPPIFWLACLLLCAPAHAATALHPSRGDEVVERLPTITRVRPAAMATATATADPAAAAAQARAHIATARQTGDTRYWGRAQAVLAPWWDKPDAPVDMAILQATVQQGRHDFKAARSLLQAAVHRAPQHAQGWLNLAALERLSGRYDQALRACEAVARAGQNLYALACQLETQSLQGQSAAARTGFTRLLAATQDPAQTSWLQSLLAESEERAGRDAAARTAYQRSLQAAPDLYTSIALSDLLLRTGHTAQALAVLQPLPQTDAVLLRQATALRRLNNPEWKTLRATLGEWNAELARRGDDLSLHSREQALVALWLDDDAPGALQIARRNLELQREPIDWWVALQSARQAQDTAAVQQLQKDMQQVGIVDARSRP
- a CDS encoding DUF4331 domain-containing protein; the encoded protein is MQFKRNPITAACLLLALTGAAFASSHREAPFITTSPKVDGTDFYMFRSYEGVANNGSGGRSDFVTMIANYQPLQAPYGGPNYFAMDPNALYEIHIDNVGDGKEHLTFQFKFNNKLNNVALPIGTANVAIPLVQAGAVANVNDANLNVNETYTVNVVRGDRRKGTVSAVTKASGGATFEKPVDYIGAKTLGGAAAYEAYAQKHVFSIKVPGCPAGMDDGKVFVGQRQDGFAVNLGPIFDLVNAPVGFLLDPANKDAVGMGGQAVVQKTNITTIALEVNKGCLTAGAEPVIGGWTTASLRQARLLNGKPPSGHQASEKAGGAWVQVSRLGNPLVNEVVIGLPDKDKFNASKPENDGQFLTYVTNPTLPALLGLVLAGSPTAVAPTNLPRTDLATVFLTGITGVNKPAKATPSEVLRLNTAITPVPFALQNRLGVAGEVLRVGGTANLSQAVDLAGFPNGRRPKDDVVDIALVAMLGGLCVINGDNNSLGLNGVPGVPSLTSACKASSVPLGAQSANIHDGVDQATVPFLTRFPYLNTPNSGSN